The genomic segment gagcgtgccaagaaAAAAGAGGCGCTGCCCAACGCGCGACTCGACGCTGTGGAAGCTATGGACGCCAGTTGGCCTGGCTCTCCACCCAAGGGCGCTATGCTTTCTGTGGCATCAGTCTTGCGTGATGCCCTCGCACTTCGCGGCCAGGCATACCCCACAACGTGGAACGACACTGCCAAGGCCCTAGTTGagtgcacggcctcgtctGAAGACCCTTATCGCATGGCTTTGGTCGTCCGTGCTGGTGACCAGGCGATTCTTCAGGAACATACCACGGTGACTGAGCTTGTGCTggcacatgcgcgagcTCAGGCTAGTGGTGCAGCATCAAATCCCGTGCCATCTAAAaaggcgcgtcgcacaTAATTGACTAATATTACATTGATGATTATCTTACACATGCACCAAACAATGCATTTTTAAGTGGCAAAGGCTGTAGCTATATTCGACGAGGCACTTTGTCGCATCCGCGTTGTATCAGCACGTTTGTCACTGCTGTGATCCATTCGTGGGGCCATAGGCATTGCAGCAGTATCCTGAGTAAACGCGGATACCGCTTTCGGGTCCGCTTTATTCATGAGCTGGAGAGACACACGTTGCATCACATCCCCCGGCAaagctcgagcaggtgcaACTGACGCGGACGAATGCGACGGAGGCATCGGCACGGATGCCACCGCAGTCGTCGTTTTTTTGTCGAACAAAGGCGCTCGTGAAGCGGCAGCATCGCAATGATGACGCCGTAGTGCATCACGCCGCACAAACGCCCGCCCACACTGTTCGCAACGAAACTTTTTACCCGGCGTACCTAGGCCTAGACTAGCAAGACCGCCTGTATCTTGACCCTCGCCCACGTCGCCCGAGTCACCATGGATGCCCGGCTCAGGCTCCCATTCATGCACACTTGCCACATGACGCTGCAAGTCGTGCTTTCGAGAAAAGGAGCGACCCCCTTCCGCACGACATGAGCGATACGGACACGGAAAAGGCTTGGCGCGAGACGGATCTGGATCGTGCGTCGACAGATGCGTACTAAGATTATAAGCGCGTGCAAAAGCTCGAAAGCACTTGGGGCACTGGAAGCGCTTTTGCACTGCTTCTTGTTTAGGAGACCGCTCCTGAATTGCAATGTCTGTATCGGTTTTGACCCGTTTCGCATCGTCTGTGCTTGTGGATACAGATCGTTTTTCTGGCTGCACGCTAGTCGAGAACGACTGCTGCAATCCATCCATCGGCTGTCCCAGTGCTGTTCGGatctgctgctgctgggcctGAATTTTTTTCGTTGTCTCGTCAAGCGAAGTTGATCCCGATGCACCAACGCAGATGGGTGCGATCCGAGGTGTAATACCAACAGAAGAGGGATGCGAAAGTGGCAAGACAGATTCAGAATGCGCCTGTACGTTAAATGCCTGGCTCAAAGAAAAGTCAGCATTAGAGGTATGAGGCACAATCGACGATGTAACGGTGGGACCCTCGGCAGATGATGCATCGACCTTGTCTTCGAGCTTGTGTGTATCCATGCTAAAGTCATGATTCGAAGTTCGACGAGCCAATGATTGATGAGAAGGCGGGGGTTTGGGCGTCGGCAAAAAAGTA from the Malassezia restricta chromosome II, complete sequence genome contains:
- a CDS encoding zinc finger protein, C2H2 type, which encodes MPKSGPQLHLTMKTYPCMNSWGTQAASTSSSPDMRTAANEVLPPKTDSMSKSCYLPETSTDYIQNIMVPTLIELGTDAPLSDAATNPGMGLLLSLSEKLDSSVDTHAFESEPPSSAALSSDSFAQSAPKSTLSFNLTAQCSPSAPNHHLSNDISLLSSQLAPSFDPSSHLDSIASAASAAAATQYQEAAAFHERQQCQGLTPQRAQVSPRLSPAPGTYTFLPTPKPPPSHQSLARRTSNHDFSMDTHKLEDKVDASSAEGPTVTSSIVPHTSNADFSLSQAFNVQAHSESVLPLSHPSSVGITPRIAPICVGASGSTSLDETTKKIQAQQQQIRTALGQPMDGLQQSFSTSVQPEKRSVSTSTDDAKRVKTDTDIAIQERSPKQEAVQKRFQCPKCFRAFARAYNLSTHLSTHDPDPSRAKPFPCPYRSCRAEGGRSFSRKHDLQRHVASVHEWEPEPGIHGDSGDVGEGQDTGGLASLGLGTPGKKFRCEQCGRAFVRRDALRRHHCDAAASRAPLFDKKTTTAVASVPMPPSHSSASVAPARALPGDVMQRVSLQLMNKADPKAVSAFTQDTAAMPMAPRMDHSSDKRADTTRMRQSASSNIATAFAT